In Paenibacillus sp. G2S3, a single window of DNA contains:
- a CDS encoding YezD family protein, translated as MAKPLKVDELWLTRIAGLLDDMEFGSLHIVVHEGQIVQMERTERKRFENSNGNANGRYIGESGTRRADSQSAGR; from the coding sequence ATGGCTAAACCGCTGAAAGTGGATGAATTATGGCTTACGCGGATTGCAGGGCTTCTGGATGATATGGAATTTGGCTCCTTGCACATTGTAGTGCATGAAGGTCAGATTGTTCAGATGGAGCGTACGGAACGCAAACGTTTTGAGAATAGCAATGGCAACGCAAATGGGCGTTACATTGGTGAGAGCGGAACCCGGCGGGCCGATTCCCAATCGGCAGGACGTTGA